One stretch of Halapricum desulfuricans DNA includes these proteins:
- a CDS encoding LEA type 2 family protein, which translates to MVLSLAKRLLKLVGVLFVLGVVLVALGFVTGVLGVPSVTVDDPGEWGTTTEETTEIETTIRVENPNPLGISLSEGFDARYWVDLNGVRLVDGQRDSISIASGSSTITLTSTLDNDRIVPWWVAYVRADETIELRATGNATIEAFGQRHVSFPEHERTLLADRQPVLEAFSAAVSTMEGEYTAGTGPATAGYEIRDAGAEWATVTEDRSNVTLTMHVHNPGSVPVALVPDGFRLDATANDVPLFTASGDALSADSVDRDAVLAPGETRTVEYTVTMTNENVDDWFLSHIANGESSRLVIEPRLEFAVPETGTSITIPEDGVGYQCQFRTAILEDQEGGSNCGSGGSASAG; encoded by the coding sequence ATGGTACTCTCGCTGGCGAAGCGACTCCTCAAGCTCGTCGGCGTGCTGTTCGTTCTCGGCGTCGTGCTGGTCGCGCTCGGTTTCGTGACCGGCGTTCTCGGAGTCCCGAGCGTGACGGTCGACGATCCGGGCGAGTGGGGGACGACGACCGAGGAGACGACCGAGATAGAGACGACAATCCGCGTCGAGAACCCGAACCCGCTCGGCATCAGCCTCTCGGAGGGGTTCGACGCGCGGTACTGGGTCGACCTCAACGGTGTGCGACTCGTCGACGGCCAGCGCGACTCGATATCGATCGCGAGCGGATCGAGCACGATCACGCTCACATCGACGCTCGACAACGACAGGATCGTGCCGTGGTGGGTCGCGTACGTCCGCGCGGACGAGACGATCGAACTGCGCGCCACGGGGAACGCGACGATCGAGGCGTTCGGACAGCGACACGTCTCGTTCCCGGAGCACGAGCGCACGCTGCTTGCAGACCGCCAGCCCGTCCTCGAGGCGTTCTCGGCCGCTGTCTCGACGATGGAAGGCGAATACACGGCCGGGACCGGACCGGCGACCGCCGGCTACGAAATCCGCGACGCCGGCGCGGAGTGGGCGACAGTGACCGAGGACCGCTCGAACGTGACGCTGACGATGCACGTCCACAACCCCGGATCGGTTCCAGTTGCGCTGGTCCCGGACGGGTTCCGACTGGACGCCACGGCCAATGACGTGCCGCTGTTCACCGCAAGCGGGGACGCGCTCTCGGCGGACAGCGTCGACAGGGACGCAGTGCTCGCGCCCGGCGAAACCAGGACTGTCGAGTACACGGTAACAATGACCAACGAGAACGTCGACGACTGGTTCCTGAGCCACATCGCCAACGGCGAATCCTCGCGGCTGGTGATCGAACCTCGGCTGGAGTTCGCCGTTCCGGAAACCGGCACTTCGATCACGATCCCCGAAGACGGCGTCGGCTATCAGTGTCAGTTCCGGACGGCGATCCTCGAAGACCAGGAGGGAGGGTCGAACTGCGGGTCCGGCGGTTCGGCCTCGGCCGGTTGA
- a CDS encoding cold-shock protein, translating to MAKGTVDFFNDTGGYGFIETEDADEDVFFHMEDVGGPDLEEGTELEFDIEQAPKGPRATNVKRLDE from the coding sequence ATGGCGAAAGGTACGGTTGATTTCTTCAACGACACGGGCGGTTACGGCTTTATCGAGACTGAGGACGCGGACGAGGACGTTTTCTTCCACATGGAAGACGTTGGCGGCCCGGACCTTGAGGAAGGCACAGAACTGGAATTCGACATCGAACAGGCCCCCAAAGGCCCGCGCGCGACCAACGTCAAACGCCTCGACGAGTAG
- the fer gene encoding ferredoxin Fer, whose amino-acid sequence MPTVEYLNYEVVDDQDWDIYDDDLFEKAEDADLDEVDHGELEVAEGEYILEAAEAQGFDWPFSCRAGACANCASIVREGEVEMDMQQILSDEEVEDKGVRLTCVGTPGSDEVQIVYNAKHLDYLQNRVI is encoded by the coding sequence ATGCCCACAGTAGAGTACCTCAACTACGAAGTAGTCGACGACCAGGACTGGGACATTTACGACGACGACCTCTTCGAGAAGGCAGAAGACGCTGACCTCGACGAGGTCGATCACGGCGAACTCGAGGTCGCCGAAGGCGAGTACATCCTCGAGGCCGCCGAAGCACAGGGCTTCGACTGGCCGTTCTCGTGTCGGGCGGGTGCCTGTGCGAACTGTGCGTCGATCGTCCGTGAGGGCGAAGTCGAGATGGACATGCAGCAGATCCTCAGCGACGAGGAAGTCGAGGACAAGGGCGTCCGCCTGACCTGTGTCGGCACGCCCGGGAGCGACGAGGTGCAGATCGTCTACAACGCCAAGCACCTCGATTACCTGCAGAACCGCGTCATCTAG
- a CDS encoding inorganic phosphate transporter, translating into MDGVLFAVGVLVAAFVGFNIGGSSTGVAFGPAVGAGTISKLGAAALMTVFALAGGLTVGREVVDTLGSDIVATEFTMVVSIVVLFFVGFALFLSNVAGVPASTSMTAVGAIAGLGLAEHTLKWSTMGQIVAWWLVAPVVAFWVSGVIGRYLYPTLVERFAIDQSGGSLFVLDRSGTLPRPRLGEETTSREVFGTAIVVGIGCYMAFAAGASNVANAVAPLVGSGSLGETEGILLAGGAIGLGAFTIARRTMDTVGNDLTDLPLLAAIVVAVVSSTVVTGLSAIGIPASFVVIATMSIVGLGWGRATRTVTIEETMHGETPDVSVGALTADADDAPTVGGETGTPTDVDTRPIGEERSEEIPAADELFEPKTTARVVLMQNLVPSIATIAAFLVFRFVPIT; encoded by the coding sequence ATGGACGGGGTACTGTTCGCAGTCGGAGTCCTCGTCGCCGCCTTCGTCGGCTTCAACATCGGCGGGTCCTCGACGGGCGTGGCCTTCGGGCCGGCAGTCGGGGCGGGGACGATCTCGAAACTCGGGGCAGCAGCGCTGATGACGGTGTTCGCGCTGGCCGGCGGGCTGACCGTCGGCCGGGAAGTCGTCGACACCCTTGGATCGGACATCGTCGCGACCGAGTTCACGATGGTCGTGAGCATCGTCGTGCTGTTTTTCGTCGGCTTTGCGCTCTTTCTGTCGAACGTCGCGGGCGTACCCGCCTCGACGTCGATGACGGCCGTCGGCGCGATCGCGGGGCTCGGACTGGCCGAACACACACTCAAGTGGAGCACGATGGGCCAGATCGTGGCCTGGTGGCTGGTCGCGCCGGTCGTCGCCTTCTGGGTCAGCGGCGTGATCGGGCGGTACCTCTACCCGACGCTCGTGGAGCGGTTCGCGATCGACCAGTCCGGTGGGTCGCTGTTCGTCCTCGATCGCTCCGGGACGCTTCCGCGACCGCGGCTGGGCGAGGAGACCACGTCCCGGGAGGTGTTCGGGACGGCGATCGTCGTCGGGATCGGCTGTTACATGGCCTTCGCCGCGGGGGCCTCGAACGTCGCGAACGCGGTCGCGCCGCTGGTCGGCAGCGGCTCGCTCGGCGAGACGGAGGGGATCCTGCTCGCGGGCGGCGCGATCGGGCTCGGCGCGTTCACGATCGCCCGCCGGACGATGGACACGGTCGGCAACGACCTGACCGACCTACCGCTGCTGGCGGCGATCGTCGTCGCCGTCGTCAGTTCGACCGTCGTGACCGGGCTCTCGGCGATCGGGATCCCGGCGAGTTTCGTCGTCATCGCCACGATGAGCATCGTCGGTCTGGGATGGGGTCGGGCGACTCGAACTGTGACGATCGAGGAGACGATGCACGGGGAGACGCCCGACGTCTCGGTCGGTGCGCTCACCGCCGACGCCGACGACGCGCCGACCGTCGGCGGAGAGACCGGCACACCCACCGACGTCGACACCCGCCCGATCGGCGAAGAGCGGAGCGAGGAGATCCCGGCGGCGGACGAACTGTTCGAGCCGAAGACGACCGCAAGGGTCGTACTCATGCAGAATCTCGTCCCGTCGATCGCGACGATCGCCGCCTTCCTCGTGTTCCGGTTCGTCCCGATCACCTGA
- a CDS encoding DUF5789 family protein, producing the protein MDKVTLSESQSVLSELTYPVDRTVAADEFAEVTLQLADGERNLGELISQATSETFDTPSDLETELHNVLPREAVGEPFQSEGEG; encoded by the coding sequence ATGGATAAAGTAACGCTCAGTGAAAGCCAGTCGGTTCTCAGCGAACTCACATACCCGGTTGATCGGACTGTCGCAGCGGACGAGTTCGCCGAAGTCACCTTGCAACTGGCCGACGGAGAGAGGAACCTCGGCGAATTGATCTCACAGGCGACCAGCGAGACGTTCGACACCCCCAGTGACCTCGAAACCGAACTCCACAACGTCCTGCCGCGGGAGGCGGTCGGGGAACCGTTCCAATCCGAAGGCGAAGGGTAA